The Calliphora vicina chromosome 3, idCalVici1.1, whole genome shotgun sequence genome contains a region encoding:
- the LOC135955764 gene encoding glutactin: MLKIRVLYFILLILVIFSLCADAQRQQNKWKRGSQKAQQQQLNKPQNNKQKGNKVTKIPIKVNKNRQEKPLKKIKDDATQLIPGLGSVKGRTFKSEWSGKTILQFLDIPYAKAPSGSLRFKAPVPVAPWTSVLNADKPHHGCPSLQDLYGFETLNSKNINVEDCLRLTVNTKSVNGNAPVMVYVHGDFLYDGSSIEAAPGYLLEEDVVLVSVRYRLGPFGFLSTMSEDISGNAGVKDVILALQWIQDHITTFGGDPTRVTLFGQVAGAALINVLTMSPVVPEGLFHRVIYHSASALSPAFVTDNPLPSARDIGKIAGCTNVNKVNSLNKCLRKLNATELLEAFNTHSSSKSTQEVGSFGAVQFVVGGPSGILPQFPAKILTSGNFKAYPTMGGSVKNGGTFILRDIYTDNFNETIVDDTMNGMDYINLIISQTNGADPTDAWKKYAKEEVFTPEIIKNGTFHAMTPGLIDLCSTIAFKNPVLLALQGNAQKLPNSTYLYSFDYDGELNRYTSSENADNDMNEMPFELGVSLTDDNLYLFPWPRYLLLNSNRDIKIAKRMVAFWTSFAATGKPSAPNVPEWPAMNDETGPYIKIGRTVSIGENYIDEYTAAVKETENGFNLINEEFFESLVDIYENNNEDDKDTVDVETGNEEARGNIVLIAKRTKKN; the protein is encoded by the exons ATGTTGAAAATTAGGGTTTTATACTTCATTTTATTGATCCTGGTGATCTTTAGTTTGTGCGCAGATGCTCAAAGACAGCAAAACAAATGGAAACGTGGTTCTCAAAAAgcccaacaacaacaattaaataaaccacaaaataataaacaaaagggAAACAAAGTTACTAAAATTCCTATTAAAGTCAATAAGAATAGACAAGAGAAACcgttaaagaaaatcaaagatGATGCTACTCAATTAATACCGGGATTGGGATCGGTGAAAGGACGTACTTTTAAATCAGAATGGAGTGGTAAAACTATTTTGCAGTTCTTGGATATTCCCTATGCCAAGGCTCCCTCCGGCTCATTGAGATTTAAGGCACCTGTGCCTGTTGCTCCCTGGACTAGTGTATTAAATGCGGATAAACCCCATCATGGGTGTCCCTCCCTGCAGGATTTGTACGGTTTTGAAACgttaaattcgaaaaatataaatgttgaaGATTGTTTAAGATTGACCGTAAATACGAAATCC GTTAATGGCAATGCTCCCGTTATGGTTTATGTTCATGGTGATTTCTTATATGATGGTAGTAGCATAGAAGCTGCCCCAGGTTATCTTTTGGAAGAAGACGTTGTTTTGGTTTCTGTACGCTATCGCTTGGGTCCTTTCGGCTTTTTGTCAACTATGTCAGAGGATATTTCTGGAAATGCTGGAGTTAAAGATGTTATATTAGCATTGCAGTGGATACAAGATCATATTACGACATTTGGCGGTGATCCCACGCGTGTCACATTGTTTGGACAAGTTGCTGGTGCAGCTCTAATCAATGTTTTAACCATGAGTCCAGTCGTACCGGAAGGTCTTTTCCACCGTGTAATTTATCATTCGGCCTCCGCGTTATCTCCAGCTTTTGTTACCGATAATCCCTTGCCATCAGCTAGGGATATTGGTAAAATTGCAGGCTGCACAAATGTCAACAAAGTTAATTCATTGAATAAATGTTTGCGCAAATTGAATGCTACTGAATTGTTGGAGGCCTTTAATACACACAGTTCTTCCAAATCAACTCAAGAAGTGGGTTCATTTGGTGCTGTACAATTTGTTGTCGGTGGTCCTTCTGGCATTTTGCCTCAATTCCCCGCTAAAATACTAACATCTGGAAATTTCAAAGCCTATCCCACAATGGGTGGTAGTGTTAAGAATGGTGGCACTTTTATATTAAGAG ATATTTATACAGATAATTTCAACGAAACTATTGTCGATGATACTATGAATGGCATGGATTACATAAATCTCATTATATCACAAACCAATGGAGCTGATCCCACTGACGCTTGGAAGAAATATGCCAAAGAAGAAGTATTTACtccagaaataataaaaaatggtaCTTTCCACGCCATGACTCCTGGTTTAATTGAT CTGTGCAGTACTATTGCCTTTAAAAATCCAGTTTTATTGGCCCTGCAAGGTAACGCACAAAAATTACCCAACAGTACTTATCTATACTCGTTTGACTATGATGGCGAATTAAATCGTTATACATCGTCTGAGAATGCTGATAACGATATGAATGAGATGCCGTTCGAATTAGGCGTATCCCTAACCGACGACAACCTTTACTTGTTCCCTTGGCCTCGATATCTCTTACTCAACTCGAATCGCGACATTAAGATCGCTAAACGCATGGTAGCATTTTGGACTTCCTTTGCTGCCACTGGTAAGCCATCTGCTCCCAATGTCCCAGAATGGCCTGCAATGAACGATGAAACCGGACCATATATAAAAATTGGCAGAACCGTATCGATTGGTGAAAACTATATCGATGAGTACACAGCGGCCGTTAAGGAAACTGAAAATGGTTTTAATTTGATCAACGAGGAATTCTTTGAGAGTTTAGTCGATATCTACGAAAACAATAATGAAGATGATAAAGACACTGTTGATGTTGAAACTGGAAATGAAGAGGCACGTGGAAATATTGTATTGATAGCCAAAAGAACtaagaaaaattaa